In Flavobacterium endoglycinae, one DNA window encodes the following:
- a CDS encoding SDR family NAD(P)-dependent oxidoreductase, whose amino-acid sequence MSENKKPYALITGASKGIGKSIAYELAKQGYSLLLVARSEQELKTLSDDLQLKYGISAPFLSIDLSINDASLKVTNWVKMNNYPIGILVNNAGYGVWGDFSKSSLTDQLGMMQLNMNVIVELSHLLLPALSQQKQAYILNISSTAAYQAVPTLAVYSATKAFVLSFTRALRFELAKTSISVTCFSPGPVNTGFASRAGLEALNKMAEKFNMQPDEVAKMAVKAMFSKKSEVIPGFTNIISVYANRILPKAFIEKTAAGIYKV is encoded by the coding sequence ATGAGCGAAAATAAAAAACCGTATGCCTTAATAACAGGTGCCAGCAAAGGAATTGGAAAATCTATTGCTTACGAATTAGCAAAACAAGGTTATTCGTTGCTGCTGGTTGCAAGAAGTGAACAGGAATTAAAAACATTGTCTGATGATCTTCAACTCAAATATGGTATTTCTGCTCCTTTTTTATCCATTGATCTTTCAATAAATGATGCATCGCTTAAAGTAACGAACTGGGTAAAAATGAATAACTATCCAATTGGTATTTTAGTAAACAATGCTGGTTATGGTGTTTGGGGAGATTTTAGCAAGTCTTCATTAACCGATCAGCTTGGCATGATGCAGCTAAACATGAATGTAATAGTCGAACTTTCACATTTATTACTGCCAGCGCTTTCACAACAAAAACAAGCTTATATTCTCAATATATCAAGTACTGCGGCCTATCAGGCTGTGCCTACGCTAGCGGTGTATTCGGCTACAAAGGCTTTTGTTTTATCGTTTACACGTGCTTTGCGTTTTGAACTTGCTAAAACTTCAATTTCTGTAACTTGTTTTAGTCCAGGTCCCGTTAATACCGGTTTTGCTTCGAGAGCAGGATTAGAAGCTCTAAATAAAATGGCTGAAAAGTTTAATATGCAGCCAGATGAGGTGGCAAAAATGGCAGTAAAAGCCATGTTCAGCAAAAAATCAGAAGTTATTCCAGGTTTTACGAATATCATTTCTGTGTATGCCAATCGTATACTGCCAAAGGCTTTTATCGAAAAAACAGCTGCTGGGATTTATAAGGTTTAA
- a CDS encoding CDP-alcohol phosphatidyltransferase family protein: protein MGTEKQVEGNSEILQRTFSDRKRTNILKRAEQLTIVFLLPKVPKFISPNLLTLIGALGSGLIFLAFVLGAYLTKWYLLLGIMGLVINWLGDSLDGRLAYYRNIPRRWYGFALDIIADWIGIVLIGFGYYIYAENGTQILAFAFVAFYGWSIIISQLRYKITNEYTIDSGFVGPTELRFIIALILIIEVVFDGSITYLAGSITAILFVINIIDSLILLKLGDLKDKNQY, encoded by the coding sequence ATGGGAACAGAAAAACAGGTTGAAGGTAACAGTGAGATTCTACAACGAACATTTTCAGACCGTAAGCGAACTAATATTTTAAAAAGAGCAGAACAATTAACCATTGTATTTTTACTTCCAAAAGTACCTAAATTTATTTCGCCTAATTTACTCACTTTAATTGGCGCACTAGGTTCGGGATTAATTTTTTTAGCTTTTGTTTTAGGTGCTTATCTAACAAAGTGGTATTTGCTTTTAGGTATTATGGGTTTAGTTATAAACTGGCTGGGTGATTCTTTAGATGGAAGGTTGGCATATTACAGAAATATTCCACGTCGTTGGTATGGTTTTGCACTTGATATTATTGCTGATTGGATTGGTATTGTGCTCATTGGTTTTGGTTATTATATTTATGCTGAAAATGGCACACAGATATTAGCTTTTGCTTTTGTGGCATTTTACGGCTGGTCTATCATCATCAGTCAGTTACGATACAAAATTACAAATGAATACACAATAGATTCCGGCTTTGTTGGTCCAACAGAACTTCGATTTATCATTGCTTTAATTTTAATTATAGAAGTTGTCTTTGATGGATCAATTACCTATTTGGCTGGCTCAATTACAGCTATTTTATTTGTAATTAATATAATAGACAGCTTAATACTTTTGAAGTTAGGGGATTTGAAAGATAAAAACCAATACTAA
- a CDS encoding YciE/YciF ferroxidase family protein encodes MEELRRLLGCERQSLKLLPKARNNASSPNLTSVIEGYIEITRQQIIRIEQIFGIKNSKARGRKSIAVQRLINEGQNVLYDTILGPVRDVALIATVQKIIHYQISLYDSLAAWSHKLNENRIGDMLAVASDEEKTADNLFSEAAITTINYDAAIDENRKKTTSRYNPKL; translated from the coding sequence ATGGAAGAACTGAGAAGACTTTTGGGTTGTGAGCGTCAGAGTTTAAAATTACTGCCTAAAGCTAGAAATAATGCCTCCTCTCCAAACCTTACTTCTGTAATTGAAGGATACATTGAAATTACCCGTCAGCAGATTATCAGAATTGAACAAATTTTCGGGATCAAAAATAGTAAAGCAAGAGGAAGAAAAAGTATAGCAGTGCAACGACTTATCAATGAAGGACAAAATGTACTTTATGATACAATTTTAGGACCAGTAAGAGATGTGGCCCTTATTGCTACAGTCCAGAAAATAATCCATTATCAGATCTCACTTTATGATAGTTTAGCAGCATGGAGTCATAAGCTTAATGAAAATCGAATAGGTGATATGCTTGCAGTAGCGTCAGACGAAGAAAAAACAGCTGACAATTTGTTTTCAGAAGCGGCTATAACCACTATTAATTATGATGCAGCGATAGATGAAAACAGAAAAAAAACAACGTCACGATACAATCCAAAACTATAA
- a CDS encoding phytanoyl-CoA dioxygenase family protein produces the protein MVSSYKTFTLANQLTDEQINFFNQYGFIHFKNFINPETVSAIINASKEVEQKWIDNDLQKVNGVPIKYGKDLDGSPIVQRFAFINQHHQTLSGLLLDPRFNSLLQLAGDDARLGTEEKDGMVFNHYINGPESKFSKMGWHTDGLRDIFYGTKLNPMLNVGIHLSTLKPENGGLKIIPGTHKQSIYQMLFRKKYFLDHKADPEEVSINPEAGDLTIHDGRLWHRVAESSIRGEESRRRVIYIPIIAGKYAPKNENSPTVFYQRFAGIVK, from the coding sequence ATGGTATCTTCTTATAAAACTTTCACACTTGCTAATCAATTAACTGATGAGCAAATCAACTTTTTCAACCAATATGGCTTTATCCACTTCAAAAATTTTATAAATCCAGAAACTGTTTCAGCAATCATTAATGCTTCGAAAGAAGTAGAACAAAAATGGATTGACAATGATCTTCAAAAAGTAAATGGTGTTCCCATTAAATATGGAAAAGATTTAGATGGATCTCCTATAGTACAGCGTTTTGCTTTTATCAATCAACATCATCAAACCTTAAGCGGTCTTTTACTTGATCCAAGATTTAACAGCTTATTACAACTCGCAGGCGATGATGCAAGATTAGGTACTGAAGAAAAAGATGGAATGGTTTTCAATCATTATATCAACGGACCAGAAAGCAAGTTTAGCAAAATGGGATGGCATACAGATGGTTTAAGAGACATTTTTTATGGTACAAAATTAAACCCAATGTTAAATGTGGGGATTCACTTAAGTACGTTAAAACCCGAAAACGGCGGTCTTAAAATCATTCCAGGCACTCACAAACAAAGCATATATCAAATGCTTTTTCGTAAAAAATACTTTTTAGATCATAAAGCTGATCCAGAAGAAGTTTCTATCAATCCAGAAGCAGGAGATTTAACCATTCACGATGGGCGTTTGTGGCACAGAGTCGCAGAATCTTCTATCCGTGGCGAAGAAAGCAGAAGGAGAGTTATTTATATTCCAATTATAGCTGGAAAATATGCTCCTAAAAATGAAAATAGCCCAACGGTTTTCTATCAACGTTTTGCTGGTATTGTTAAATAA